In Helianthus annuus cultivar XRQ/B chromosome 8, HanXRQr2.0-SUNRISE, whole genome shotgun sequence, a single genomic region encodes these proteins:
- the LOC110869708 gene encoding uncharacterized protein LOC110869708: MSGTTRPNSQVIIQKEGSSLSQFQCPILKATNYTVWAIRIKTILEANGLWEMIEPAENTQTDVKKDKMAIAYLFQAIPEDVVLQVASCKTAKEIWENLKTRHVGVDHLQKARLHTLMSEFELLQMKEDDTIDEFTTKINNIVTRASKYGRTLNQSTLVQKLLNAVPDRFIQIVASIEQYFDLDTMMLDEAIGILKTYEERLTLKKKVSPVNNLEELLFAGYGQHVGNHGRGRFRPSRGRGRGNYQHRGGGHTSYESEGTDKPQRDDSKQETPTMRDKSKITCYICEKLGHYAYECPTKKTKESETLLVETEDDDEPTLLMCLDDEER; encoded by the coding sequence ATGTCAGGAACAACCAGACCAAATTCACAAGTCATAATTCAGAAGGAAGGAAGTTCTCTTTCCCAATTCCAGTGTCCTATTTTGAAAGCAACAAACTATACGGTTTGGGCAATTCGCATCAAAACGATATTGGAAGCAAATGGACTTTGGGAAATGATTGAACCAGCAGAAAATACACAGACGGATGTTAAGAAAGATAAGATGGCAATTGCTTATCTATTCCAAGCAATACCGGAAGACgttgtattgcaagttgcaagTTGCAAGACTGCAAAGGAAATTTGGGAAAATCTCAAGACTAGACATGTTGGTGTAGACCATTTGCAAAAGGCGCGTTTACATACACTCATGTCAGAATTTGAGTTATTGCAAATGAAGGAAGATGACACAATAGACGAGTTCACTACAAAGATCAATAATATTGTTACACGGGCAAGCAAGTACGGAAGGACGTTGAATCAATCCACTCTGGTACAAAAACTTCTAAACGCCGTGCCAGATAGATTTATTCAAATAGTTGCATCGATCGAGCAATACTTCGATCTAGACACAATGATGCTAGACGAAGCTATTGGCATATTAAAAACGTATGAAGAAAGGTTAACGTTGAAGAAAAAGGTAAGCCCCGTGAACAATCTAGAAGAACTTTTGTTTGCGGGTTATGGACAACATGTTGGAAATCATGGACGAGGGAGATTCCGTCCGTCACGAGGCCGAGGGAGAGGCAATTATCAACATAGAGGTGGAGGACACACCTCTTACGAGTCGGAAGGAACCGACAAACCACAAAGGGATGATAGCAAGCAAGAGACACCGACTATGAGAGATAAGTCAAAAATCACTTGCTACATTTGTGAGAAACTTGGGCACTATGCCTATGAATGCCCAACCAAGAAAACCAAAGAAAGTGAGACACTCTTGGTCGAaacagaagatgatgatgaaccgaCACTTCTGATGTGCCTAGACGATGAAGAGCGGTAG